In the Juglans microcarpa x Juglans regia isolate MS1-56 chromosome 6D, Jm3101_v1.0, whole genome shotgun sequence genome, one interval contains:
- the LOC121235478 gene encoding putative glucan endo-1,3-beta-glucosidase GVI produces MARLFCCITVLHLLLLFKLNISAEAGVVGVNYGMLGNNLPPPSRVIALLKSRNVTSLRLFDPNHDALQALQNSGIKVILGTLNQDLQMLGAPDPSFARRWVSTNVIPYSKTVHFRCISAGNEVIPSDLAAYVFPAMKNLKAALNAANLAYIPVTTCVSTAILGASYPPSRGEFSKDSSIVMRSVAAFLAANGSPLLVNVYPYFPYVDNREKIPLSYALFNSTNVVVKDGQLEYRNLFDAITDAVYSALEKVGGASIQIVVSESGWPSKENGDIATVANAQMYVNNLIAHVSGETGTPKRPGKSIESYIFALFNENLKPPGTEQNFGLYNSDMTEVYPVDFTH; encoded by the exons ATGGCTCGTCTTTTTTGCTGCATAACTGTCTTACACCTACTTCTACTGTTCAAGCTCAATATATCAGCTG AAGCTGGAGTTGTTGGTGTAAATTATGGGATGCTGGGGAACAACCTCCCACCTCCAAGCCGGGTTATTGCACTCTTGAAATCCAGAAACGTTACAAGCCTTCGTCTTTTTGACCCCAATCATGATGCCCTTCAAGCTTTACAAAACTCAGGAATTAAAGTCATTCTTGGAACCCTAAACCAGGATCTCCAAATGCTTGGGGCGCCTGACCCATCATTTGCCAGACGCTGGGTGAGTACCAATGTAATTCCGTATTCCAAAACTGTTCATTTTCGTTGCATTTCAGCTGGCAACGAAGTCATCCCCAGCGACCTTGCAGCTTATGTTTTTCCAGCCATGAAGAATCTAAAAGCAGCACTAAATGCTGCTAACCTTGCCTATATCCCAGTTACTACTTGCGTTTCAACAGCCATTCTTGGAGCTTCATACCCGCCTTCTCGAGGGGAGTTTTCCAAAGATTCAAGTATCGTGATGAGATCAGTAGCAGCATTCTTAGCAGCAAATGGAAGCCCTCTCCTCGTGAACGTGTATCCTTACTTCCCATACGTAGATAATCGAGAAAAAATTCCCTTATCTTATGCGCTTTTTAACAGCACAAATGTGGTGGTGAAAGATGGACAGCTTGAGTATAGGAATCTCTTCGATGCTATAACTGATGCAGTTTACTCGGCGCTGGAGAAGGTAGGCGGTGCCTCAATTCAGATTGTTGTGTCTGAGAGTGGATGGCCATCCAAAGAAAATGGTGACATTGCAACCGTGGCTAATGCTCAAATGTATGTTAACAACCTGATCGCGCATGTATCAGGGGAAACTGGTACACCAAAGAGGCCAGGGAAGAGTATCGAGTCTTATATTTTTGCCCTTTTTAATGAGAACCTCAAACCTCCAGGGACTGAGCAGAATTTTGGCTTGTACAATTCTGACATGACAGAGGTTTACCCTGTTGATTTTACTCattaa